From a region of the Cucumis sativus cultivar 9930 chromosome 6, Cucumber_9930_V3, whole genome shotgun sequence genome:
- the LOC101221531 gene encoding glucan endo-1,3-beta-glucosidase 12 isoform X1 produces MVALLTKTLLVLLLLSTIHQNTGGEFEQWCVADEQTPDDELQMALDWACGRGGANCSSIQPNQPCFNPNTVKDHASFAFNNYFQSFKHQGGSCFFKGAAIITELDPSHGSCQYEFIP; encoded by the exons ATGGTTGCTCTGTTGACTAAAACACTTCTCGTTCTGCTGTTACTGTCAACAATTCACCAAAACACAG GTGGGGAATTTGAGCAATGGTGTGTAGCAGATGAGCAGACCCCAGATGATGAATTACAAATGGCTTTGGATTGGGCATGTGGAAGAGGAGGTGCTAACTGCAGCAGCATCCAACCAAACCAGCCTTGCTTTAACCCAAATACAGTGAAAGACCATGCTTCATTTGCCTTCAATAACTACTTTCAGAGTTTCAAGCACCAAGGTGGATCCTGTTTCTTCAAAGGAGCTGCCATCATTACAGAGCTTGATCCTA GTCATGGGTCTTGCCAGTATGAGTTTATTCCATAG
- the LOC101221531 gene encoding glucan endo-1,3-beta-glucosidase 4 isoform X2 — MSVKLKVSPSSVEGGEFEQWCVADEQTPDDELQMALDWACGRGGANCSSIQPNQPCFNPNTVKDHASFAFNNYFQSFKHQGGSCFFKGAAIITELDPSHGSCQYEFIP; from the exons ATGAGTGTCAAACTAAAAGTCTCCCCCTCATCTGTGGAAG GTGGGGAATTTGAGCAATGGTGTGTAGCAGATGAGCAGACCCCAGATGATGAATTACAAATGGCTTTGGATTGGGCATGTGGAAGAGGAGGTGCTAACTGCAGCAGCATCCAACCAAACCAGCCTTGCTTTAACCCAAATACAGTGAAAGACCATGCTTCATTTGCCTTCAATAACTACTTTCAGAGTTTCAAGCACCAAGGTGGATCCTGTTTCTTCAAAGGAGCTGCCATCATTACAGAGCTTGATCCTA GTCATGGGTCTTGCCAGTATGAGTTTATTCCATAG
- the LOC101221294 gene encoding histidine kinase 2 isoform X1, translating into MWRGCSGGAGVFLKLSRYLLRMSLSCKFSSANGKFPAGFKLKKAKEHLGLLNSTGKWKKKLLCHRIFVLIIVLSSWFSFRWYNVNNGTKQKASNLFDEETRTLLRHFNVSKNQLQALASLLSDSDRMSSIGCTNDFGSDTSQLNGIACALRLLYWEQGLHKEYVWAEGSEDSNVGECPIPTKKITENSSQLFSDNITVPFATNLSVSLLSTGNQLCRKITEQAGVLSCLLRKHLKNFSSLLIGCFCVLLEVIVFQKISGFHLKLWNKKHPKSNQPLDHQQWVLLRRKQHQQVKESPKGAGKWRKVLLRIFIVVGIVGSVWLFRYLNKTAILRREETLANMCDERARMLQDQFNVSMNHVHALAVLTSTFHHGKQPSAIDQKTFGEYTERTAFERPLTSGVAYALKVNHSEREHFEVMHGWTIKKMETEDQTLVQDCNPENLEPAPIRDEYAPVIFSQETVAHIVSIDMMSGKEDRENILRARASGKGVLTSPFKLLKSNHLGVVLTFAVYSTDLPLDATPEQRIEATVGYLGASYDIPSLVEKLLHQLASKQTIVVNVYDTTNESAPINMYGSDFTDTGLLHISKLDFGDPLRRHEMHCRFKHKPPPPWTAINSSVGVLIITLLVGHIFHAAISRIAKVENDYHKMMDLKSLAEAADVAKSQFLATVSHEIRTPMNGVLGMLKLLMDTNLDSKQLDFAQTAHESGKDLISLINKVLDQAKIESGSLELESVPFDLRDIVDKVVSPFSLKSNEKGIELAVYVSDLVPEVVIGDHGRFRQIITHLVGNSLKFTHNKGHILVSVHLADEVRATVDFMDIVLKQGSYIVGDTSNNSCTTFSGLPVVDRWKSWEDFKKFGRTDVVEESKMIRILVTVEDTGVGIPQNAQSRIFTPFMQADSSTSRTYGGTGIGLSISKRLVDLMDGEIGFVSEPGIGSTFSFTVSFQKGETSILDTRQPQYDVGVREFQGLRALIIDNSCIRAEVTRYHLQRLGISVDITLSAQSAYQYLSNTSHTRASTQLAMILIDRDIWDKKMGLKFHHLFKEHVDRSGTDVQMNGPKLFVLATPKSSNEHNELKSSGHVNNVLSKPLQLDALVSCFREAFGIEKRNQVIIKKPSTLRNLLKEKHILVVDDNAVNIRVAEGALKKYGAIVTCVKCGKDAVALLNPPHNFDACFMDLQMPEMDGYEATRQVRAVECGVNAKITSGEVSIENNKIHWHTPIFAMTADLIQDMNEECLKCGMDGYVAKPFEEEQLYSAVARFFETA; encoded by the exons ATGTGGAGGGGTTGCTCTGGTGGAGCTGGGGTTTTTCTCAAGCTCTCTAGGTACTTACTGAGGATGTCTTTGAGCTGCAAGTTCTCTAGTGCTAACGGGAAATTTCCAGCTGGATTTAAGCTGAAGAAGGCTAAGGAACATCTGGGTTTGTTAAATTCTACCgggaaatggaagaagaagcttCTCTGTCATCGgatttttgttctaattatcGTTTTGAGCAGTTGGTTTTCCTTTCGTTGGTATAATGTGAATAATGGAACTAAACAGAAGGCCTCGAACTTGTTCGACGAAGAAACTCGAACTTTGCTGCGGCATTTTAATGTAAGCAAGAATCAGCTTCAAGCTTTAGCTTCCTTGTTATCTGACTCAGATCGA ATGTCATCCATTGGTTGCACCAATGATTTTGGATCCGACACATCACAGTTGAATGGAATTGCCTGTGCCCTAAGGTTACTGTACTGGGAACAAGGTTTGCACAAAGAATATGTATGGGCTGAAGGAAGTGAAGATTCCAATGTTGGGGAGTGCCCAATCCCAACTAAGAAGATCACTGAAAATTCCAGCCAATTATTCTCTGATAACATAACTGTTCCATTTGCTACAAATTTATCCGTCTCTTTACTCTCTACTGGAAATCAGCTTTGTAGAAAG ATAACTGAACAGGCAGGAGTGCTAAGTTGCCTTTTAAGAAAGCACTTGAAGAATTTCTCTAGTTTGTTGATTGGATGTTTTTGCGTTCTCCTTGAAGTGATAGTGTTCCAGAAAATATCTGGTTTCCATCTAAAATTGTGGAACAAGAAACATCCAAAGTCAAATCAGCCATTGGATCATCAACAGTGGGTCTTACTACGAAGAAAGCAACATCAACAAGTCAAAGAGTCTCCTAAAGGAGCTGGGAAATGGCGGAAGGTGCTTCTAAGAATATTTATTGTAGTTGGAATCGTTGGGTCCGTTTGGTTGTTTCGGTACCTGAACAAGACAGCCAttttgagaagagaagaaaccCTTGCAAATATGTGTGATGAGCGAGCCCGGATGTTGCAGGACCAATTTAATGTTAGCATGAACCATGTTCATGCATTGGCCGTTCTTACCTCTACCTTCCACCATGGAAAACAGCCCTCTGCCATTGATCAG AAAACATTTGGTGAGTATACAGAAAGAACAGCCTTTGAAAGACCACTGACTAGTGGTGTAGCTTATGCTTTGAAAGTTAATCACTCAGAAAGGGAGCATTTTGAGGTGATGCATGGATggacaataaagaaaatggagaCAGAGGACCAAACTCTTGTTCAAGATTGTAATCCAGAAAATTTGGAACCTGCACCAATTCGAGATGAATATGCACCTGTCATATTTTCTCAAGAAACAGTAGCTCATATAGTTTCTATCGACATGATGTCTGGAAAA GAAGATCGTGAGAACATCTTGCGAGCTAGGGCTTCTGGAAAGGGTGTGCTGACATCtccttttaaacttttgaaatctAATCACCTTGGAGTGGTCCTCACATTTGCTGTCTATAGCACTGACCTCCCACTAGATGCTACTCCTGAGCAGCGTATTGAAGCTACTGTTGG CTATCTAGGTGCCTCATATGATATCCCCTCACTGGTGGAAAAGCTTCTGCATCAGCTTGCTAGCAAGCAGACAATTGTTGTGAATGTATATGATACAACCAATGAATCTGCTCCCATTAACATGTATGGTTCTGATTTTACCGATACTGGGCTACTTCATAttagtaaacttgattttgggGATCCTTTGAGAAGGCATGAGATGCATTGTAG ATTCAAGCATAAACCTCCACCTCCTTGGACAGCTATCAATTCATCTGTAGGCGTCCTAATCATTACATTGCTGGTTGGCCATATTTTTCATGCAGCTATAAGTCGGATTGCAAAAGTGGAGAATGATTATCACAAGATGATGGATCTTAAAAGCCTTGCCGAAGCTGCTGATGTGGCAAAATCACAG TTTCTGGCAACAGTATCCCATGAGATCAGAACACCAATGAATGGTGTTTTAG GCATGCTAAAATTACTGATGGACACTAACCTTGATTCAAAACAACTGGATTTTGCCCAAACTGCCCACGAGAGCGGAAAAGATTTGATATCGCTCATAAATAAGGTTCTTGATCAAGCTAAGATAGAGTCAGGAAGTCTTGAACTTGAATCTGTACCCTTTGATCTGCGTGATATAGTTGATAAAGTGGTCTCACCTTTTTCACTTAAATCCAACGAAAAGGGAATTGAG TTGGCTGTTTATGTTTCTGACTTGGTGCCTGAAGTTGTCATTGGTGACCACGGACGCTTCCGTCAAATAATTACTCATCTTGTTGGAAACTCACTCAAG TTTACTCATAATAAGGGACACATACTAGTCTCAGTGCATCTGGCTGATGAAGTGAGAGCCACAGTTGATTTCATGGACATTGTGCTCAAACAAGGCTCATATATTGTTGGAGATACATCAAACAATAGTTGCACTACATTCAGTGGGTTACCTGTGGTGGATAGATGGAAAAGCTGGGAAGATTTCAAAAAGTTCGGCAGGACAGATGTGGTGGAAGAATCCAAAATGATTAGAATACTCGTGACTGTTGAGGATACAGGTGTAGGGATTCCCCAAAATGCACAAAGCCGAATTTTCACTCCTTTCATGCAAGCTGATAGTTCCACTTCTCGGACATATGGTGGCACTGGAATAGGATTGAGTATTAGCAAACGTTTGGTGGATCTCATGGATGGGGAGATTGGGTTTGTGAGTGAGCCTGGTATAGGTAGCACATTTTCATTTACGGTATCTTTCCAGAAAGGGGAAACAAGTATTTTGGATACCAGGCAGCCACAGTATGACGTGGGTGTTAGAGAGTTCCAGGGGCTAAGAGCACTAATAATTGATAATAGCTGCATTCGAGCAGAGGTCACAAGATATCATCTGCAGAGGCTGGGGATTTCTGTTGATATAACTCTGAGTGCACAATCTGCTTATCAATACCTATCCAATACCTCCCACACAAG AGCATCAACACAATTGGCCATGATTCTCATAGATAGAGACATTTGGGACAAGAAAATGGGTCTCAAGTTCCATCATTTGTTTAAAGAGCATGTGGATAGAAGTGGGACAGATGTCCAGATGAATGGTCCAAAGCTCTTTGTCTTGGCAACCCCCAAAAGCTCCAATGAGCACAATGAACTTAAATCTTCTGGTCATGTAAATAATGTCTTAAGTAAACCACTTCAGTTAGACGCATTGGTCAGTTGCTTCCGCGAAGCCTTTGGGATTGAGAAGAGGAATCaagtaattattaaaaaaccaTCTACTCTTAGGAATCTGCTGAAAGAAAAGCATATTTTGGTTGTTGATGACAATGCAGTAAACATAAGGGTGGCAGAAGGTGCACTCAAAAAATATGGAGCCATTGTAACTTGTGTAAAATGTGGAAAGGATGCTGTGGCTCTCCTCAATCCTCCACATAACTTTGATGCTTGCTTCATGGACCTCCAGATGCCTGAGATGGATGG GTATGAAGCTACAAGACAGGTCCGTGCTGTAGAATGTGGGGTGAATGCGAAAATTACCTCTGGAGAAGTGTCAATTGAGAACAATAAGATCCATTGGCACACACCAATATTTGCTATGACGGCAGATTTAATTCAGGATATGAATGAGGAGTGCCTGAAGTGTGGGATGGATGGTTATGTAGCTAAGCCATTTGAAGAGGAGCAACTTTATTCGGCTGTAGCACGTTTTTTTGAGACTGCTTGA
- the LOC101221294 gene encoding histidine kinase 2 isoform X2: MWRGCSGGAGVFLKLSRYLLRMSLSCKFSSANGKFPAGFKLKKAKEHLGLLNSTGKWKKKLLCHRIFVLIIVLSSWFSFRWYNVNNGTKQKASNLFDEETRTLLRHFNVSKNQLQALASLLSDSDRITEQAGVLSCLLRKHLKNFSSLLIGCFCVLLEVIVFQKISGFHLKLWNKKHPKSNQPLDHQQWVLLRRKQHQQVKESPKGAGKWRKVLLRIFIVVGIVGSVWLFRYLNKTAILRREETLANMCDERARMLQDQFNVSMNHVHALAVLTSTFHHGKQPSAIDQKTFGEYTERTAFERPLTSGVAYALKVNHSEREHFEVMHGWTIKKMETEDQTLVQDCNPENLEPAPIRDEYAPVIFSQETVAHIVSIDMMSGKEDRENILRARASGKGVLTSPFKLLKSNHLGVVLTFAVYSTDLPLDATPEQRIEATVGYLGASYDIPSLVEKLLHQLASKQTIVVNVYDTTNESAPINMYGSDFTDTGLLHISKLDFGDPLRRHEMHCRFKHKPPPPWTAINSSVGVLIITLLVGHIFHAAISRIAKVENDYHKMMDLKSLAEAADVAKSQFLATVSHEIRTPMNGVLGMLKLLMDTNLDSKQLDFAQTAHESGKDLISLINKVLDQAKIESGSLELESVPFDLRDIVDKVVSPFSLKSNEKGIELAVYVSDLVPEVVIGDHGRFRQIITHLVGNSLKFTHNKGHILVSVHLADEVRATVDFMDIVLKQGSYIVGDTSNNSCTTFSGLPVVDRWKSWEDFKKFGRTDVVEESKMIRILVTVEDTGVGIPQNAQSRIFTPFMQADSSTSRTYGGTGIGLSISKRLVDLMDGEIGFVSEPGIGSTFSFTVSFQKGETSILDTRQPQYDVGVREFQGLRALIIDNSCIRAEVTRYHLQRLGISVDITLSAQSAYQYLSNTSHTRASTQLAMILIDRDIWDKKMGLKFHHLFKEHVDRSGTDVQMNGPKLFVLATPKSSNEHNELKSSGHVNNVLSKPLQLDALVSCFREAFGIEKRNQVIIKKPSTLRNLLKEKHILVVDDNAVNIRVAEGALKKYGAIVTCVKCGKDAVALLNPPHNFDACFMDLQMPEMDGYEATRQVRAVECGVNAKITSGEVSIENNKIHWHTPIFAMTADLIQDMNEECLKCGMDGYVAKPFEEEQLYSAVARFFETA; this comes from the exons ATGTGGAGGGGTTGCTCTGGTGGAGCTGGGGTTTTTCTCAAGCTCTCTAGGTACTTACTGAGGATGTCTTTGAGCTGCAAGTTCTCTAGTGCTAACGGGAAATTTCCAGCTGGATTTAAGCTGAAGAAGGCTAAGGAACATCTGGGTTTGTTAAATTCTACCgggaaatggaagaagaagcttCTCTGTCATCGgatttttgttctaattatcGTTTTGAGCAGTTGGTTTTCCTTTCGTTGGTATAATGTGAATAATGGAACTAAACAGAAGGCCTCGAACTTGTTCGACGAAGAAACTCGAACTTTGCTGCGGCATTTTAATGTAAGCAAGAATCAGCTTCAAGCTTTAGCTTCCTTGTTATCTGACTCAGATCGA ATAACTGAACAGGCAGGAGTGCTAAGTTGCCTTTTAAGAAAGCACTTGAAGAATTTCTCTAGTTTGTTGATTGGATGTTTTTGCGTTCTCCTTGAAGTGATAGTGTTCCAGAAAATATCTGGTTTCCATCTAAAATTGTGGAACAAGAAACATCCAAAGTCAAATCAGCCATTGGATCATCAACAGTGGGTCTTACTACGAAGAAAGCAACATCAACAAGTCAAAGAGTCTCCTAAAGGAGCTGGGAAATGGCGGAAGGTGCTTCTAAGAATATTTATTGTAGTTGGAATCGTTGGGTCCGTTTGGTTGTTTCGGTACCTGAACAAGACAGCCAttttgagaagagaagaaaccCTTGCAAATATGTGTGATGAGCGAGCCCGGATGTTGCAGGACCAATTTAATGTTAGCATGAACCATGTTCATGCATTGGCCGTTCTTACCTCTACCTTCCACCATGGAAAACAGCCCTCTGCCATTGATCAG AAAACATTTGGTGAGTATACAGAAAGAACAGCCTTTGAAAGACCACTGACTAGTGGTGTAGCTTATGCTTTGAAAGTTAATCACTCAGAAAGGGAGCATTTTGAGGTGATGCATGGATggacaataaagaaaatggagaCAGAGGACCAAACTCTTGTTCAAGATTGTAATCCAGAAAATTTGGAACCTGCACCAATTCGAGATGAATATGCACCTGTCATATTTTCTCAAGAAACAGTAGCTCATATAGTTTCTATCGACATGATGTCTGGAAAA GAAGATCGTGAGAACATCTTGCGAGCTAGGGCTTCTGGAAAGGGTGTGCTGACATCtccttttaaacttttgaaatctAATCACCTTGGAGTGGTCCTCACATTTGCTGTCTATAGCACTGACCTCCCACTAGATGCTACTCCTGAGCAGCGTATTGAAGCTACTGTTGG CTATCTAGGTGCCTCATATGATATCCCCTCACTGGTGGAAAAGCTTCTGCATCAGCTTGCTAGCAAGCAGACAATTGTTGTGAATGTATATGATACAACCAATGAATCTGCTCCCATTAACATGTATGGTTCTGATTTTACCGATACTGGGCTACTTCATAttagtaaacttgattttgggGATCCTTTGAGAAGGCATGAGATGCATTGTAG ATTCAAGCATAAACCTCCACCTCCTTGGACAGCTATCAATTCATCTGTAGGCGTCCTAATCATTACATTGCTGGTTGGCCATATTTTTCATGCAGCTATAAGTCGGATTGCAAAAGTGGAGAATGATTATCACAAGATGATGGATCTTAAAAGCCTTGCCGAAGCTGCTGATGTGGCAAAATCACAG TTTCTGGCAACAGTATCCCATGAGATCAGAACACCAATGAATGGTGTTTTAG GCATGCTAAAATTACTGATGGACACTAACCTTGATTCAAAACAACTGGATTTTGCCCAAACTGCCCACGAGAGCGGAAAAGATTTGATATCGCTCATAAATAAGGTTCTTGATCAAGCTAAGATAGAGTCAGGAAGTCTTGAACTTGAATCTGTACCCTTTGATCTGCGTGATATAGTTGATAAAGTGGTCTCACCTTTTTCACTTAAATCCAACGAAAAGGGAATTGAG TTGGCTGTTTATGTTTCTGACTTGGTGCCTGAAGTTGTCATTGGTGACCACGGACGCTTCCGTCAAATAATTACTCATCTTGTTGGAAACTCACTCAAG TTTACTCATAATAAGGGACACATACTAGTCTCAGTGCATCTGGCTGATGAAGTGAGAGCCACAGTTGATTTCATGGACATTGTGCTCAAACAAGGCTCATATATTGTTGGAGATACATCAAACAATAGTTGCACTACATTCAGTGGGTTACCTGTGGTGGATAGATGGAAAAGCTGGGAAGATTTCAAAAAGTTCGGCAGGACAGATGTGGTGGAAGAATCCAAAATGATTAGAATACTCGTGACTGTTGAGGATACAGGTGTAGGGATTCCCCAAAATGCACAAAGCCGAATTTTCACTCCTTTCATGCAAGCTGATAGTTCCACTTCTCGGACATATGGTGGCACTGGAATAGGATTGAGTATTAGCAAACGTTTGGTGGATCTCATGGATGGGGAGATTGGGTTTGTGAGTGAGCCTGGTATAGGTAGCACATTTTCATTTACGGTATCTTTCCAGAAAGGGGAAACAAGTATTTTGGATACCAGGCAGCCACAGTATGACGTGGGTGTTAGAGAGTTCCAGGGGCTAAGAGCACTAATAATTGATAATAGCTGCATTCGAGCAGAGGTCACAAGATATCATCTGCAGAGGCTGGGGATTTCTGTTGATATAACTCTGAGTGCACAATCTGCTTATCAATACCTATCCAATACCTCCCACACAAG AGCATCAACACAATTGGCCATGATTCTCATAGATAGAGACATTTGGGACAAGAAAATGGGTCTCAAGTTCCATCATTTGTTTAAAGAGCATGTGGATAGAAGTGGGACAGATGTCCAGATGAATGGTCCAAAGCTCTTTGTCTTGGCAACCCCCAAAAGCTCCAATGAGCACAATGAACTTAAATCTTCTGGTCATGTAAATAATGTCTTAAGTAAACCACTTCAGTTAGACGCATTGGTCAGTTGCTTCCGCGAAGCCTTTGGGATTGAGAAGAGGAATCaagtaattattaaaaaaccaTCTACTCTTAGGAATCTGCTGAAAGAAAAGCATATTTTGGTTGTTGATGACAATGCAGTAAACATAAGGGTGGCAGAAGGTGCACTCAAAAAATATGGAGCCATTGTAACTTGTGTAAAATGTGGAAAGGATGCTGTGGCTCTCCTCAATCCTCCACATAACTTTGATGCTTGCTTCATGGACCTCCAGATGCCTGAGATGGATGG GTATGAAGCTACAAGACAGGTCCGTGCTGTAGAATGTGGGGTGAATGCGAAAATTACCTCTGGAGAAGTGTCAATTGAGAACAATAAGATCCATTGGCACACACCAATATTTGCTATGACGGCAGATTTAATTCAGGATATGAATGAGGAGTGCCTGAAGTGTGGGATGGATGGTTATGTAGCTAAGCCATTTGAAGAGGAGCAACTTTATTCGGCTGTAGCACGTTTTTTTGAGACTGCTTGA